Genomic segment of Oncorhynchus keta strain PuntledgeMale-10-30-2019 chromosome 12, Oket_V2, whole genome shotgun sequence:
GTGGTTGATgtggtccctctccctctgtctctctctctctgcttgcctCTTTGTGAATGTCTGTATGTGCTTGTGCGGGTATACGCGTGTGTGTATTtatacatgtgtatgtgtgtgtgtgtgtgtatgtgtgtacctcTGTGTGACAGGATCTTCACAGCCATAATGCCGATGGTGGCGGCTGGGTTGATTCCAGATGACCCCACTTTACAGCCAATCAGACGTCTCATATCCCTTGTACGACCCCTGTCATTGGTTGGCCTCTGTGTCACTCACTGTCTTAGCTAACACCCCCCCCATCCAATGCTTTTATTCATGTGGCCAGGAGTTTTCTTACCTTGTGATCTAACCAGTAAAAACTCTGGGCCCTGTTTATCGGACCTGCATGGACCCTCCCACCCCTTGTAGGTGTttgtattctgattggctgattgTGGGGATATCTAAATCACTGTCCAGTGTGAAGATGGTAGATCATTAgaatcagccaatcagaataggATGTTTATTCACTCCCGTTTCCAATTCACTAACAGATTTGTATAAAACTTTTGCTTTTGCTCTGCTCCTGTTGCTTTGTGCTCTAACCCAGATGCACTTTCAGTCTCCACTCATAACTCACTAGGTAgaaatcacaggaggttggtggcaccttaaatgaggtggacgggctcatggtaatggctgaagcagaataggtggaatggcagcaaatacatcaaacacatgagCCATCCATTAGTTCCTTTCctgccattattatgagccgtcctcccctcagcagcctccactggtagaaATGCATCTCACTTCTATGTATTTTAACAGTTATAACCAGGACTCTAAATAATATGTCTGGAGAACATAAAGGAACAATGACGCTGAGTAGTGAAGTCCACttttttgtctctctttctctctgtccttctcgactcttccctcctctgttcttccttgcttcctcttctctcccaggTTTAGCTTCTTCTCTCGTGACAAGAGGCGGAACTCCCAGCGGAATGCACAGTTTGATGACAGCTTCAGCTCGTGGGCGGGGAATGATGAGGTGTACACGGAACAGGCCCAGGAAGCTTTGCAGCACATGTAGTGATTGGACAGCGTTTGATGATGTCACTCAGAACTCTTTCCCAGTAATGTTGCAATGCACTTAAAGGCATCGTAAAGGTTAGCTTATTGCACAGTACGAAACACCTACAGCTCAGCACAGCCATCCACCTACTGAAATACATACTGACACTGAAATACCATCAGCTCTAAGTAACAGAGTCATTCAGCCAGCATCTAGAGTAGTGAAACCTAACCACCCTGGCTTTGGCAGTAAAATCCTTGCCTTGCCTTGGGACTGTGCTTAGTGTGCCTGCTGCAGCACAATGGGATTGTGTGACATTTTTGCTTCTAAGTGACAGGAATCACAGAGGGTTGAGGGTGAAGAGGAGCCTTTCTTTATCTCAAAGTGAAACCCACCAGAATTGATGGATGCTCAGAGCGGTTCCCTTTGTGTTAGAACAGGCAGGGCGTGTGAGAGATACACAGAGTCAGGCTTGGAAGGATTGTGGAACGAGGTGACAGGAGAGCGAGATAGAGGAACCACACGAGACACTCCAGATAGAGAATCATGGGACAGACAAAGAAAGAGGAGGGTTCAATCCAGTAAAGAAACCTTGAAGACAAGTGggcatgtttttttaaatgattcaAATAATGGTGGCAGTGCTGACCCAGATGTAGTAGGTTCTGAACCATCTTTATACTCCCTTGGCCCTGAGCTAGACCTGTCATGTCCTTTAGAGGCAGCTAGAGAGCACTATGGCTAGGCCCACCTCACCAGCTAAAAAGTGTGTGAAGAGATGtggtgtttttttttacagatcgACCTTGCACATAAATGAATACATTACTGGGTGTTGAGATGAGATTGCCCAATTTAAAGAAAATGTTATGAGTTTATATTTTTCCAGTGGTGAATGAAGCACAGAAGGTTGTAGTTTTACAATGTCTTATGGAAAGACAGTATTTTTGTTTTGAAATTATTTAACTAGATGCTGCTTGCTGCTGCTTTTTTGTTTTCATGACTAGCCAAGTGGTGTACATGAAGCAAGAGACAAAAATATGCAAGTTTGGCTAACTGTATTTGATATATACATGTACATTTTGAATGGGCGCCATGTTGGAACCAAATGTGACAACACAAACTAAAAACACCATTGAGAATGCAAATTTGAATGTCGTTGTGGAATATTTGGTTTAAACATGGATGACAGTTTGCCAAACTCTGTGCTGTGGCTGCAAGATGGTTTGTGAGAAGTAAAATGGTTAGTGTGGATGAGGGAGGTTCTTGATAATGAGTAGTCCTGACTTCAGCAGTCAGGCAGACATAACACCTCAGCCTCACTATGCTAAGAGATCATTAATACTATTACTATGACTGGACAACTTTTCAATCATTTATTTTATGATGCAACTTAATCAAGGCGCAAAACTAGGGCAACACTTATTTGTGACAAAAGGGATTGATAGTCGAGAAAGGTTATATCTTGTCTGGTGGCAACATCACACCAAAATGTACACAAAGGGGAAATAAATACAGAATCTATCCAAACAAGGGAAGATGAGGGAAGATGTCAATATATGCAAGACATCCTTCTTTTGCAACAAACTTTATGGACCCGCTTCACACCAAGTagatttctattggaaggattttaAATATGATAAATGTCTCAGTTTTCATACAGCTTGTCTTTTTTTCAGATATGCAAACTCAATAAATACGGTGATCCCCAGAATGTTTCATGTATTATGTCAACATTCTTCAAAATCAGATTGTAAAACAAACTTTATTCACTGCATAAAGAACAACAGGTAGATAATAACACCCTGCTGAGCCAGGCCAGCAGAAGGTTACAGATGACATCACCTGTCCGCACCATCCAGGTGAGAGAAAAAAAGACCAATGTAGTCCACACGTTTTTGTATTACTTGCTCCACCTCACTCTCCACCCATGCATCCTTTCAGATGTCAGAGGAACCACTGAGTTtcatctcctgtctctgtgtctgtacttATCATCCCTGTGTCTTCTGTCATCCTTCCCTCTCCTGTCATCCCGCTCTCTCGTCGACTCCCGCTCATAactcctatccctcctctctcggTGGTAGTCCCTttctacacccctctctctccctctgtctcggtcatctctcctccccctactcccccaatcagtctctctctcacggCTCAGGGACCCATCTCTGTAgcgctcctccctctctcctcctctctcacactctctgctACCACCACCCCATTCCTGGTTCATGGTGACAGGAAGGTTGATGGGTTTGCGGAAGGGTCTGTCCTTCCCACCAAACCGCAGCTGACCAGACTCCTTCTTGCCCCCCTGCCCTCCGCCCAGCCGACGAGGTACCCATCCCTTCAGGGTCCTCTCCTGCTCGAAGTCCACAAACAACTCACTTTGGTCCACCACTAGTTTGTTGGCGTCTCGCCTCGCCCTGACCACGGACATCTCCTCTTTGTATTCAACAAAGGCATAGCCTTTAGAGAACCCAGTCACTATGTCCCTCACCAGGCGCAGCCGGCGGATATCCCCGTAATTGGAAAACACTTCATTCAGCTTCTCCTCCGTTGTTTGAGGGTTCAAGCGGGCCACGAATAGAGTGAGGAGCGGGTCCCCCACCACGGCTTTGTTGGGTTTGTAGCGGGCGACCATGGCTCTCCAGACGGCCCGGTCATGGGGCTCCACGTCTGTGCCATCGATGCTGCCCGCCTTGAGAGGGTCGTAGACTTTTGCTACTGGACTCCAGTCATTCAtaactctctttctctgacaCTAAACAATGTGGCtgaaaaaaaacaaatatttttaaaaactgtACATAAAATGTACATTTGTTTGCGACATAGCTACTGATCATTTTTGGGTGAGTCATTACTTACAAGACGTCGCTGCAAGTTGGACACCAGTCGGAATCTAAAGAATTGTGCATCACTCAAAACAGTCCGTGTAGGAAATGTTTTAATTCAGTATGTTCCGGTAAGAAATGTGTCTCAGTAAGGCCTGCGTTCTTCTTCTTCGATATCATGGCGGTCCGCAAACAAACATTTAAAGTACATGCTGCCACCTACTCTGCTGAAATGTACGATCAGTCATGATCTGCCCAATTCTGTACTTCCATGAAAAATACAAGTAAAAACAAAATAAATCGCTACTAACTTCTACCACAACCTCAAAATTCTCTGACATTGAAACTAAGGAATCCTATCTATACTTTTCCCGGCAAAACTTTCTCAAACCTCAGCATCACTGATAAGCTTTTACTTTTTGACCCGCTTTCCTACTGATCAACCTTTTGGCCTTAGTCACTCTGCCTCCCTTATCATTTTCTTTAATATCATCTGTGGACATAGATATTGGGACCACCGTGACGACTTACCTCAAATAAGCTCCAGGTACATTGCTTTTAATCTTCCCATTAAGCTTTTCCATTTGCAGAAGATTCCCTTGCTGAGCCTGGCTGTTAcagatacagttatcctgtgtctgtgtgtatcctgtgtgtgtgtttcttttctctccttctcccctcacaggtgaaaatcatcactccccaatcaatcatcaatcagaagacacacctcctcctatttcctgacctatcacagttccttccccatggtttaaaaaccccatcatttgtttgttctggagctcagctcagctcaatctctctgtaaatgccatgtctgtaggtctctgtgtttcactctcgctttgtgtcttaacctctcttttgtttaaagcacttcatagcactttgtcatcacctgtgagtattatttttggttatggtatttgtttgttgctggtgggaaaagggggaaaccaagacaagtcgcccatgggcatacactacccgtaggtgaactttgttaaatacactagttagaactgggcggaccacccattgtatttttggttagttagttagctgttgttaaagtaggctagtctagcttaggggtgtgtttttgtatacatttacatttaagtcatttagcagacgctcttatccagagcgacttattgtttctttccttgggtccagctcagccccttttcctgctcccccccccattaccgtgtgtttataaataaatctagagtttgacggtagatttctgttgtcgtggttattttgttcacacttttactttgtcacaaatttgcatgagttatgttacgggtctcattatcatcccccctagactgtcgggccaaaagggattcgtaacactgGCACTAACTACATATTAACAACCTACCATTTCTAATGAACTGGGCTCTTTCTATACGGCATTAGTTAGACGGATAGGTTGTAAATGAGTCCATGTgatctcatcaaaccattcaCTCAGACACATTATTACTCTTTTGTCCTACCTTGACCTTTTTGCTTTCTACACTACTCTCCACTGCTTTCAGTATGATCCCTCTTCCTTTCTTTCCACTAGACCATTCAGATCCTTGACCCTCATCCTCCCGCTCCATATCATCAGCACGGTCATCCATATTGATCGCACTCCAGCACAGCTGTTGCTTCTCCAACCTTTTCTATTTCGTCCACATTTCGCCATTTCCCTTCCCGACCATCGCAGAACTTCTCTTGGTGACACCTATGAACAAGCCCACCCCGTAATAAAGCCAGTCCTTCTATAGACGTTTTTAAATAGAAACAGGtgttactgtgcctttaaacagtgtATTTATAAAACCTTTTATATCAATGTGTTTCAGGGAAGGACAACCTCATGCAATCATCACATCAAATAACAGAGGTGATCTGTCTGATGCTCTCAGGACAGTAGTAATAAGATATATACTTTGCATAAAACATGTTTATTCAACAATGCCTCCACCCAAGCATACATATTTAAATACTTCCTTGTGGAGCATTTGTTTGTGGACATTTTTACAGTTTTGTGTGTTAGGTATAGATTTGTTCAAGTTCATAAAACAACTCTACTTAACATGGCATAAAATTTAAGTTTCAATGGTTGTAATCATATTCCAGTTTTTGGAAACTTTTCAAGAGGGCTCATATTTCTGCATCAATCAGAAAGGGCTCTGGCACCATAAATATAATTATTGCTGAGCAACTAACTACTATACAGATTATGAAAAACTTTGTATAAAAATGCATTACACTAAACTACAACCTGCATGCCGTGGAAGCACTGGTCTACCAGTAATACAAAATATACAAAAAGAAATGTGCTGGAAAAAACTAGCATGTTTCATATAGACGGATAAATATATTAAAAAGTATTGATGTCAGCAAACATTTAGATGTATCTGGATCTAAATGTGTTTAAGTCACTGTAACCTAACCCATCCTCGAAACGGCCTCCTAGGTTGTGCGCACACACACCCATTCCCCTCTCTGAAAAAAAATGTGCTAACACATTCTGTTGCTAAGGCAATtattacattaaaaaaacaatCTAAGAAACCATGGTGTTAGCATTCTTCTTCGAGCTGTCTCCATCAATGTTTAAGCCAGGGGTGGGATGCGATGGAAGATTTGCTGCGGTCGCCATAGTCGTAGAGCAGCTCCTCGCCCTCATCGACGTCTCGCGATGCCACCAGGATGAGGTGAGGTATCCCGTTGATA
This window contains:
- the snrnp35 gene encoding U11/U12 small nuclear ribonucleoprotein 35 kDa protein; this translates as MNDWSPVAKVYDPLKAGSIDGTDVEPHDRAVWRAMVARYKPNKAVVGDPLLTLFVARLNPQTTEEKLNEVFSNYGDIRRLRLVRDIVTGFSKGYAFVEYKEEMSVVRARRDANKLVVDQSELFVDFEQERTLKGWVPRRLGGGQGGKKESGQLRFGGKDRPFRKPINLPVTMNQEWGGGSRECERGGEREERYRDGSLSRERETDWGSRGRRDDRDRGRERGVERDYHRERRDRSYERESTRERDDRRGKDDRRHRDDKYRHRDRR